A window of Gasterosteus aculeatus chromosome 9, fGasAcu3.hap1.1, whole genome shotgun sequence contains these coding sequences:
- the serhl gene encoding serine hydrolase-like protein isoform X1 has product MLQALKGVRHLNISAMERAELSIPVPWGQLRGRVWGPDDGRPVLCLHGWSDNCGTFNTLIPLLPKECRYVAVDLAGHGLSSHRPPGVFYTPPTYVMDIRRVVDSLKWSRFSIIAHSMGGNIAGTFSSLYPEMVEAVVLLDSYGFFPIDQKKMYQPMRQGMDEMLQFDKQTAEEKKRVYTYEGAVERLSAANPSLSEQSVRILLERGLVQVEGGVAFTRDFRINLKNIIRMTLEQSLQLHSGIKAPMLVILAEDGFEKLFVGEDKNVFSTIIQAYKDRNHKVVKIPGDHHIHLNNPEVVAPLVSDFLMTKVLTRPAKQAKEQTSKM; this is encoded by the exons ATGTTGCAGGCTCTGAAGGGCGTCAGGCACCTGAACATCAGCGCAATGGAACGAGCAG AGCTGTCCATCCCGGTTCCCTGGGGACAGCTGAGAGGGAGAGTCTGGGGTCCTGATGATGGTCGCCCTGTGCTGTGCCTGCACGGCTGGTCCGACAACTGTGGCACCTTCAACACCCTCATTCCCCTCCTGCCCAAAG AGTGCAGATACGTGGCGGTGGATCTGGCCGGTCACGGCTTGTCGTCGCATCGTCCCCCCGGGGTCTTCTACACTCCTCCGACGTACGTGATGGACATCCGAAGGGTCGTCGATT CTCTGAAGTGGAGCCGCTTCTCCATCATTGCCCACAGTATGG GTGGTAACATTGCTGGAACG TTCAGTTCTCTGTATCCCGAGATGGTGGAGGCTGTCGTGCTGCTGGACTCTTATGGATTCTTCCCGATAGATCAG aaaAAGATGTACCAACCGATGAGGCAGGGGATGGATGAGATGCTCCAGTTTGACAAACAGactgcagaggagaagaaaagagtctACACCTACGAAGGCGCAGTAGAGAG GCTGTCGGCTGCAAACCCGTCTCTGTCGGAGCAGTCCGTGCGGATCCTTTTAGAGCGAGGTCTAGTTCAAGTTGAAGGAG GCGTGGCGTTTACCCGGGATTTCCGTATCAATCTG aaaaatatAATCCGCATGACTTTGGAGCAAAGCCTGCAGTTGCATTCTGGGATAAAAGCTCCCATGCTTGTTATTTT AGCAGAGGACGGCTTTGAAAAATTATTTGTTGGAGAGGATAAGAATGTTTTCTCAACAATCATCCAGGCCTACAAGGACCGAAAC CACAAGGTGGTAAAAATACCAGGCGATCATCACATCCACCTCAACAACCCGGAGGTAGTCGCTCCACTTGTGTCCGACTTCTTGATGACCAAAGTGTTGACTCGGCCGGCAAAACAAGCCAAAGAACAGACCTCGAAGATGTAG
- the septin3 gene encoding neuronal-specific septin-3 isoform X3: protein MTAPHRATALLGCASVVLVTESDHRSAGPLKAAPRLNSTGTDMSDIVPPEVRPKPAVPAKPPNVGAPSPSSPFPPQGPGIGGGASALPPSAIPVPIGSHVASHAVGHNVGHGAGHVGGLAAAHNGGHGHAGAHRSGGGSTLLGYIGIDTIIEQMRKKTMKAGFDFNIMVVGNSGLGKSTLVNTLFKSQVSRRSAGWARDEKIPKTIEIKAVSHVLEEGGVKMKLTVVDTPGFGDQINNDNCWEPISKYINEQYEKFLKEEVNITRKKRIPDTRVHCCIYFITPTGHSLRSLDIEFMKRLSHSVNIIPVIAKSDTMTIEERLEFKQRVRKELEMGGIEVYPQKEFDEDMEDKSDNDKIREAMPFAVVGSDKEYQVNGKRVLGRKTAWGIVEVENPNHCEFAQLRDFLIRSHLQDLKEVTHNIHYETYRAKRLNENGGLHPITCNDTQESNL, encoded by the exons ATGACCGCCCCTCATCGCGCTACCGCTCTGCTTGGATGCGCGTCGGTTGTTCTTGTGACCGAGAGCGACCATCGATCGGCCGGGCCTCTGAAAGCAGCTCCGCGGCTCAACTCAACGGGAACAG ACATGTCAGACATAGTTCCTCCAGAGGTGAGACCTAAACCAGCCGTCCCTGCCAAGCCCCCGAATGTGGGGGCTCCTTCCCCCTCCAGCCCCTTCCCGCCGCAGGGCCCGGGCATAGGAGGCGGTGCTTCAGCTCTGCCTCCCAGTGCCATCCCAGTCCCCATCGGGAGTCACGTCGCCAGCCATGCCGTGGGCCACAACGTGGGCCATGGGGCGGGCCATGTTGGGGGCCTCGCCGCTGCCCACAATGGAGGTCACGGTCACGCAGGCGCCCACAGGTCCGGGGGCGGATCCACTCTGCTGGGGTATATTGGCATCGACACCATCATTGAGCAGATGAGGAAGAAGACCATGAAGGCGGGCTTTGACTTCAACATCATGGTTGTTG GGAACAGCGGCCTTGGAAAGTCCACCCTGGTGAACACCCTTTTCAAGTCCCAGGTGAGCAGGAGGAGTGCCGGGTGGGCCCGCGATGAGAAGATCCCCAAAACCATCGAGATCAAAGCCGTGTCTCATG TCCTCGAGGAGGGCGGCGTGAAGATGAAGCTGACAGTGGTCGACACCCCGGGATTTGGAGACCAAATCAATAACGACAATTG CTGGGAGCCCATCTCCAAGTACATCAACGAGCAGTACGAAAagttcctgaaggaggaggtcAACATCACCAGGAAGAAGCGCATCCCCGACACCAGGGTGCACTGCTGCATCTACTTCATCACCCCGACCGGACACTC TCTGCGGTCGCTCGACATCGAGTTCATGAAGCGCTTGAGTCACTCGGTCAACATCATTCCCGTCATAGCGAAGTCAGACACCATGACCATTGAGGAGAGGCTGGAGTTCAAACAGCGG GTAAGGAAGGAGCTGGAGATGGGCGGGATCGAGGTTTACCCCCAGAAAGAGTTTGACGAAGACATGGAGGACAAAAGCGACAATGACAAGATCCGG GAGGCGATGCCCTTTGCTGTGGTGGGCAGCGACAAAGAATATCAAGTGAACGGCAAACGAGTTCTGGGGAGGAAGACGGCGTGGGGCATTGTGGAAG TCGAGAATCCAAACCATTGTGAATTTGCTCAGCTGAGAGACTTCCTGATCAG GTCTCACCTCCAGGATTTGAAGGAGGTCACTCACAACATCCACTATGAAACCTATCGTGCCAAGAGACTGAACGAGAACGGCGGCCTCCACCCCATCACCTGCAATGACACCCAGGAAAGCAACTTGTAG
- the septin3 gene encoding neuronal-specific septin-3 isoform X2, with protein MRARPMSHSQTYSELQRQAATHQTFGLSQLGLSEKGNIAEDKPGPPPGGRSIISIPKPMSNIKQQQELLPSGAAGTRASLSECEGIRFARVFEKKSLPAFDVPDPRPSADFPQRRNLTSSEHSYELKSSERRAASPTTPRMSFSSLNQSPNVESRRRRFDLNDDTRFSSHGKSPEEENNTRTITGSPSKLSQQTSASRYSKSPQNYRFWSKAPVPASLSDCVSVDHRCQSRDNDCETESRWCAYRSTQFKLGPQTQETSRPASVDDATSKSTHSKPDFISHSRPDPKQNKSHKEVTFGDPGLNKTDLFDHHRAPAKLLEYPRDEYRLFDTNSLGVSSKGVSGPLRHTASQRPEETTTAASPPLPSYPRADRAFIMEDPEDPYYVTMYYPGSVYVDMSDIVPPEVRPKPAVPAKPPNVGAPSPSSPFPPQGPGIGGGASALPPSAIPVPIGSHVASHAVGHNVGHGAGHVGGLAAAHNGGHGHAGAHRSGGGSTLLGYIGIDTIIEQMRKKTMKAGFDFNIMVVGNSGLGKSTLVNTLFKSQVSRRSAGWARDEKIPKTIEIKAVSHVLEEGGVKMKLTVVDTPGFGDQINNDNCWEPISKYINEQYEKFLKEEVNITRKKRIPDTRVHCCIYFITPTGHSLRSLDIEFMKRLSHSVNIIPVIAKSDTMTIEERLEFKQRVRKELEMGGIEVYPQKEFDEDMEDKSDNDKIREAMPFAVVGSDKEYQVNGKRVLGRKTAWGIVEVENPNHCEFAQLRDFLIRSHLQDLKEVTHNIHYETYRAKRLNENGGLHPITCNDTQESNL; from the exons ATGAGAGCTCGCCCCATGTCTCACAGCCAGACGTACTCTGAGCTCCAGAGACAAGCAGCCACGCATCAGACCTTCGGCTTATCGCAACTTGGTTTAAGTGAAAAGGGAAATATTGCAGAAGATAAACCAGGGCCTCCGCCAGGGGGAAGAAGCATCATTTCAATCCCTAAACCGATGTCAAAcatcaaacagcagcaggaactTCTGCCAAGCGGTGCTGCAGGTACACGAGCATCCCTCTCAGAGTGTGAGGGGATTAGGTTTGCTCGTGTTTTTGAGAAGAAGTCTCTGCCGGCGTTTGATGTGCCAGATCCTCGGCCGAGTGCAGACTTCCCTCAGAGGAGGAATCTCACCTCCAGTGAGCACTCCTATGAACTCAAGTCTTCTGAGAGACGTGCAGCTTCACCAACAACTCCAAGaatgtccttttcttctttgaACCAGTCACCCAATGTGGAGAGCAGGAGAAGACGTTTTGACCTCAACGACGACACAAGATTTTCGTCTCACGGCAAGAGTcctgaagaagaaaacaacacgCGGACGATAACAGGAAGTCCATCTAAACTCTCTCAACAAACCAGTGCGTCTCGTTACTCAAAGTCTCCTCAGAACTACAGATTCTGGTCGAAGGCTCCAGTCCCAGCGAGTCTGTCCGACTGTGTTTCAGTGGATCACAGATGCCAGTCAAGAGACAACGATTGTGAAACAGAATCTCGTTGGTGTGCGTACAGATCGACCCAATTTAAGTTGGGCCCTCAGACACAGGAGACCTCCCGACCTGCTTCTGTGGACGACGCCACGTCAAAATCAACGCATTCAAAACCGGATTTTATCTCACACAGCCGGCCGGatcccaaacaaaacaaaagccacAAAGAGGTGACCTTTGGTGACCCGGGACTGAATAAAACAGATCTCTTTGATCATCACAGGGCGCCCGCAAAGCTACTAGAATATCCTCGAGATGAATACCGCCTATTCGACACAAACAGTTTGGGCGTCAGTTCAAAAGGGGTCTCTGGCCCGCTGCGGCACACAGCGAGCCAGAGACCAGAAGAGACAACAACAGCTGCTTCGCCTCCGCTACCCAGTTACCCCCGAGCAGACCGGGCATTTATCATGGAGGATCCAGAGGACCCCTATTACGTTACAATGTATTACCCTGGATCAGTGTACGTGG ACATGTCAGACATAGTTCCTCCAGAGGTGAGACCTAAACCAGCCGTCCCTGCCAAGCCCCCGAATGTGGGGGCTCCTTCCCCCTCCAGCCCCTTCCCGCCGCAGGGCCCGGGCATAGGAGGCGGTGCTTCAGCTCTGCCTCCCAGTGCCATCCCAGTCCCCATCGGGAGTCACGTCGCCAGCCATGCCGTGGGCCACAACGTGGGCCATGGGGCGGGCCATGTTGGGGGCCTCGCCGCTGCCCACAATGGAGGTCACGGTCACGCAGGCGCCCACAGGTCCGGGGGCGGATCCACTCTGCTGGGGTATATTGGCATCGACACCATCATTGAGCAGATGAGGAAGAAGACCATGAAGGCGGGCTTTGACTTCAACATCATGGTTGTTG GGAACAGCGGCCTTGGAAAGTCCACCCTGGTGAACACCCTTTTCAAGTCCCAGGTGAGCAGGAGGAGTGCCGGGTGGGCCCGCGATGAGAAGATCCCCAAAACCATCGAGATCAAAGCCGTGTCTCATG TCCTCGAGGAGGGCGGCGTGAAGATGAAGCTGACAGTGGTCGACACCCCGGGATTTGGAGACCAAATCAATAACGACAATTG CTGGGAGCCCATCTCCAAGTACATCAACGAGCAGTACGAAAagttcctgaaggaggaggtcAACATCACCAGGAAGAAGCGCATCCCCGACACCAGGGTGCACTGCTGCATCTACTTCATCACCCCGACCGGACACTC TCTGCGGTCGCTCGACATCGAGTTCATGAAGCGCTTGAGTCACTCGGTCAACATCATTCCCGTCATAGCGAAGTCAGACACCATGACCATTGAGGAGAGGCTGGAGTTCAAACAGCGG GTAAGGAAGGAGCTGGAGATGGGCGGGATCGAGGTTTACCCCCAGAAAGAGTTTGACGAAGACATGGAGGACAAAAGCGACAATGACAAGATCCGG GAGGCGATGCCCTTTGCTGTGGTGGGCAGCGACAAAGAATATCAAGTGAACGGCAAACGAGTTCTGGGGAGGAAGACGGCGTGGGGCATTGTGGAAG TCGAGAATCCAAACCATTGTGAATTTGCTCAGCTGAGAGACTTCCTGATCAG GTCTCACCTCCAGGATTTGAAGGAGGTCACTCACAACATCCACTATGAAACCTATCGTGCCAAGAGACTGAACGAGAACGGCGGCCTCCACCCCATCACCTGCAATGACACCCAGGAAAGCAACTTGTAG
- the septin3 gene encoding neuronal-specific septin-3 isoform X1 produces MSVSDRLAPANPRVASSRCPLVSLSPPLSLSSPVIKKKVIQIPSFDEKGLIYDKRDTKPSTDRSFIPIGPSKTSIQPNWTKTSGDSLGRHGNRASTLPRTESKAHSSPALSAKPGASLCLSPKTDSSPTHKPKPKDSLRPPASQLRNPPPSLHQPKPSVSPTLTVPTPRLSPSPTSQETSLDSRGGKQPSPVAKERQARSIAISNAGDEPKLVKRDILDLEAFLGFTHTALMRARPMSHSQTYSELQRQAATHQTFGLSQLGLSEKGNIAEDKPGPPPGGRSIISIPKPMSNIKQQQELLPSGAAGTRASLSECEGIRFARVFEKKSLPAFDVPDPRPSADFPQRRNLTSSEHSYELKSSERRAASPTTPRMSFSSLNQSPNVESRRRRFDLNDDTRFSSHGKSPEEENNTRTITGSPSKLSQQTSASRYSKSPQNYRFWSKAPVPASLSDCVSVDHRCQSRDNDCETESRWCAYRSTQFKLGPQTQETSRPASVDDATSKSTHSKPDFISHSRPDPKQNKSHKEVTFGDPGLNKTDLFDHHRAPAKLLEYPRDEYRLFDTNSLGVSSKGVSGPLRHTASQRPEETTTAASPPLPSYPRADRAFIMEDPEDPYYVTMYYPGSVYVDMSDIVPPEVRPKPAVPAKPPNVGAPSPSSPFPPQGPGIGGGASALPPSAIPVPIGSHVASHAVGHNVGHGAGHVGGLAAAHNGGHGHAGAHRSGGGSTLLGYIGIDTIIEQMRKKTMKAGFDFNIMVVGNSGLGKSTLVNTLFKSQVSRRSAGWARDEKIPKTIEIKAVSHVLEEGGVKMKLTVVDTPGFGDQINNDNCWEPISKYINEQYEKFLKEEVNITRKKRIPDTRVHCCIYFITPTGHSLRSLDIEFMKRLSHSVNIIPVIAKSDTMTIEERLEFKQRVRKELEMGGIEVYPQKEFDEDMEDKSDNDKIREAMPFAVVGSDKEYQVNGKRVLGRKTAWGIVEVENPNHCEFAQLRDFLIRSHLQDLKEVTHNIHYETYRAKRLNENGGLHPITCNDTQESNL; encoded by the exons ATGAGTGTTTCTGACCGTCTGGCACCTGCGAACCCTCGAGTAGCATCTTCCAGATGTCCATTAGTGAgcttgtctcctcctctgtccctgtCGTCTCCTGTCATCAAAAAGAAAGTCATCCAAATCCCATCATTTGACGAAAAGGGGCTCATCTATGATAAACGCGACACAAAACCAAGCACTGACAG ATCTTTCATCCCGATTGGTCCCTCCAAGACATCCATTCAACCCAATTGGACTAAAACAAGTGGTGATTCACTGGGTCGCCACGGAAATAGAGCTTCAACGCTCCCAAGAACCGAATCCAAAGCACACAGCTCTCCGGCTCTCTCCGCAAAGCCCGgcgcctccctctgtctctctccaaagacagattcctctcccactcaTAAACCGAAGCCAAAGGATTCTCTCCGTCCCCCCGCCTCACAGCTCCGcaatcctcctccatccctgcaCCAGCCGAAGCCCAGTGTGTCTCCGACTCTGACCGTCCCGACACCCAGACTAAGTCCATCTCCGACTTCCCAGGAGACGAGTCTGGACAGCCGAGGAGGCAAGCAGCCGTCTCCCGTCGCTAAAGAGAGACAGGCTAGATCGATTGCCATTTCGAATGCTGGAGACGAGCCCAAGTTAGTCAAACGAGACATTCTTGACCTAGAAGCTTTCCTGGGCTTTACACATACTGCGCTGATGAGAGCTCGCCCCATGTCTCACAGCCAGACGTACTCTGAGCTCCAGAGACAAGCAGCCACGCATCAGACCTTCGGCTTATCGCAACTTGGTTTAAGTGAAAAGGGAAATATTGCAGAAGATAAACCAGGGCCTCCGCCAGGGGGAAGAAGCATCATTTCAATCCCTAAACCGATGTCAAAcatcaaacagcagcaggaactTCTGCCAAGCGGTGCTGCAGGTACACGAGCATCCCTCTCAGAGTGTGAGGGGATTAGGTTTGCTCGTGTTTTTGAGAAGAAGTCTCTGCCGGCGTTTGATGTGCCAGATCCTCGGCCGAGTGCAGACTTCCCTCAGAGGAGGAATCTCACCTCCAGTGAGCACTCCTATGAACTCAAGTCTTCTGAGAGACGTGCAGCTTCACCAACAACTCCAAGaatgtccttttcttctttgaACCAGTCACCCAATGTGGAGAGCAGGAGAAGACGTTTTGACCTCAACGACGACACAAGATTTTCGTCTCACGGCAAGAGTcctgaagaagaaaacaacacgCGGACGATAACAGGAAGTCCATCTAAACTCTCTCAACAAACCAGTGCGTCTCGTTACTCAAAGTCTCCTCAGAACTACAGATTCTGGTCGAAGGCTCCAGTCCCAGCGAGTCTGTCCGACTGTGTTTCAGTGGATCACAGATGCCAGTCAAGAGACAACGATTGTGAAACAGAATCTCGTTGGTGTGCGTACAGATCGACCCAATTTAAGTTGGGCCCTCAGACACAGGAGACCTCCCGACCTGCTTCTGTGGACGACGCCACGTCAAAATCAACGCATTCAAAACCGGATTTTATCTCACACAGCCGGCCGGatcccaaacaaaacaaaagccacAAAGAGGTGACCTTTGGTGACCCGGGACTGAATAAAACAGATCTCTTTGATCATCACAGGGCGCCCGCAAAGCTACTAGAATATCCTCGAGATGAATACCGCCTATTCGACACAAACAGTTTGGGCGTCAGTTCAAAAGGGGTCTCTGGCCCGCTGCGGCACACAGCGAGCCAGAGACCAGAAGAGACAACAACAGCTGCTTCGCCTCCGCTACCCAGTTACCCCCGAGCAGACCGGGCATTTATCATGGAGGATCCAGAGGACCCCTATTACGTTACAATGTATTACCCTGGATCAGTGTACGTGG ACATGTCAGACATAGTTCCTCCAGAGGTGAGACCTAAACCAGCCGTCCCTGCCAAGCCCCCGAATGTGGGGGCTCCTTCCCCCTCCAGCCCCTTCCCGCCGCAGGGCCCGGGCATAGGAGGCGGTGCTTCAGCTCTGCCTCCCAGTGCCATCCCAGTCCCCATCGGGAGTCACGTCGCCAGCCATGCCGTGGGCCACAACGTGGGCCATGGGGCGGGCCATGTTGGGGGCCTCGCCGCTGCCCACAATGGAGGTCACGGTCACGCAGGCGCCCACAGGTCCGGGGGCGGATCCACTCTGCTGGGGTATATTGGCATCGACACCATCATTGAGCAGATGAGGAAGAAGACCATGAAGGCGGGCTTTGACTTCAACATCATGGTTGTTG GGAACAGCGGCCTTGGAAAGTCCACCCTGGTGAACACCCTTTTCAAGTCCCAGGTGAGCAGGAGGAGTGCCGGGTGGGCCCGCGATGAGAAGATCCCCAAAACCATCGAGATCAAAGCCGTGTCTCATG TCCTCGAGGAGGGCGGCGTGAAGATGAAGCTGACAGTGGTCGACACCCCGGGATTTGGAGACCAAATCAATAACGACAATTG CTGGGAGCCCATCTCCAAGTACATCAACGAGCAGTACGAAAagttcctgaaggaggaggtcAACATCACCAGGAAGAAGCGCATCCCCGACACCAGGGTGCACTGCTGCATCTACTTCATCACCCCGACCGGACACTC TCTGCGGTCGCTCGACATCGAGTTCATGAAGCGCTTGAGTCACTCGGTCAACATCATTCCCGTCATAGCGAAGTCAGACACCATGACCATTGAGGAGAGGCTGGAGTTCAAACAGCGG GTAAGGAAGGAGCTGGAGATGGGCGGGATCGAGGTTTACCCCCAGAAAGAGTTTGACGAAGACATGGAGGACAAAAGCGACAATGACAAGATCCGG GAGGCGATGCCCTTTGCTGTGGTGGGCAGCGACAAAGAATATCAAGTGAACGGCAAACGAGTTCTGGGGAGGAAGACGGCGTGGGGCATTGTGGAAG TCGAGAATCCAAACCATTGTGAATTTGCTCAGCTGAGAGACTTCCTGATCAG GTCTCACCTCCAGGATTTGAAGGAGGTCACTCACAACATCCACTATGAAACCTATCGTGCCAAGAGACTGAACGAGAACGGCGGCCTCCACCCCATCACCTGCAATGACACCCAGGAAAGCAACTTGTAG
- the serhl gene encoding serine hydrolase-like protein isoform X2, translating into MERAELSIPVPWGQLRGRVWGPDDGRPVLCLHGWSDNCGTFNTLIPLLPKECRYVAVDLAGHGLSSHRPPGVFYTPPTYVMDIRRVVDSLKWSRFSIIAHSMGGNIAGTFSSLYPEMVEAVVLLDSYGFFPIDQKKMYQPMRQGMDEMLQFDKQTAEEKKRVYTYEGAVERLSAANPSLSEQSVRILLERGLVQVEGGVAFTRDFRINLKNIIRMTLEQSLQLHSGIKAPMLVILAEDGFEKLFVGEDKNVFSTIIQAYKDRNHKVVKIPGDHHIHLNNPEVVAPLVSDFLMTKVLTRPAKQAKEQTSKM; encoded by the exons ATGGAACGAGCAG AGCTGTCCATCCCGGTTCCCTGGGGACAGCTGAGAGGGAGAGTCTGGGGTCCTGATGATGGTCGCCCTGTGCTGTGCCTGCACGGCTGGTCCGACAACTGTGGCACCTTCAACACCCTCATTCCCCTCCTGCCCAAAG AGTGCAGATACGTGGCGGTGGATCTGGCCGGTCACGGCTTGTCGTCGCATCGTCCCCCCGGGGTCTTCTACACTCCTCCGACGTACGTGATGGACATCCGAAGGGTCGTCGATT CTCTGAAGTGGAGCCGCTTCTCCATCATTGCCCACAGTATGG GTGGTAACATTGCTGGAACG TTCAGTTCTCTGTATCCCGAGATGGTGGAGGCTGTCGTGCTGCTGGACTCTTATGGATTCTTCCCGATAGATCAG aaaAAGATGTACCAACCGATGAGGCAGGGGATGGATGAGATGCTCCAGTTTGACAAACAGactgcagaggagaagaaaagagtctACACCTACGAAGGCGCAGTAGAGAG GCTGTCGGCTGCAAACCCGTCTCTGTCGGAGCAGTCCGTGCGGATCCTTTTAGAGCGAGGTCTAGTTCAAGTTGAAGGAG GCGTGGCGTTTACCCGGGATTTCCGTATCAATCTG aaaaatatAATCCGCATGACTTTGGAGCAAAGCCTGCAGTTGCATTCTGGGATAAAAGCTCCCATGCTTGTTATTTT AGCAGAGGACGGCTTTGAAAAATTATTTGTTGGAGAGGATAAGAATGTTTTCTCAACAATCATCCAGGCCTACAAGGACCGAAAC CACAAGGTGGTAAAAATACCAGGCGATCATCACATCCACCTCAACAACCCGGAGGTAGTCGCTCCACTTGTGTCCGACTTCTTGATGACCAAAGTGTTGACTCGGCCGGCAAAACAAGCCAAAGAACAGACCTCGAAGATGTAG